Proteins encoded in a region of the Zunongwangia endophytica genome:
- the epsC gene encoding serine O-acetyltransferase EpsC has product MNLETVIKEIKNHKKLPNLKFEIKEKTEAFTKHLFYTLFDEDTEVEENLKTLEKEFEALADLVCWKPNTPCRNIWTEYIEKLPEILQKLNADARAIAENDPAANSVEEVCLSYPGFFAIAIYRLSHEFYKFGLPLVPRLMTECAHNLTGTDINPGAIIGVPFFIDHATGVVIGETAVIKDNVKVYQGVTLGALYVDRNLRKVKRHPTIEDNVTIYANATILGGETVIGANSVIGGNVWLTKSVPANSMVSHTPQINIKNTAQNE; this is encoded by the coding sequence ATGAATCTGGAGACAGTAATCAAAGAAATAAAAAACCATAAAAAATTACCTAATCTTAAATTCGAGATTAAGGAAAAAACGGAAGCTTTTACCAAGCATTTATTTTATACGTTGTTTGATGAAGATACCGAGGTTGAAGAAAATCTGAAGACATTAGAAAAGGAATTTGAAGCATTAGCCGATCTTGTTTGCTGGAAGCCAAACACACCTTGCCGAAATATTTGGACAGAATATATTGAAAAATTACCCGAGATTCTTCAAAAATTAAATGCAGATGCCCGTGCTATTGCCGAGAATGATCCCGCAGCAAATTCAGTAGAAGAAGTTTGTCTTTCTTACCCTGGTTTTTTTGCTATTGCCATTTATAGATTAAGTCACGAATTTTACAAATTTGGTCTGCCATTAGTGCCACGTCTAATGACCGAGTGTGCACACAATCTTACCGGTACCGATATTAATCCCGGTGCGATAATCGGCGTCCCGTTTTTTATAGATCATGCAACAGGTGTGGTTATAGGTGAAACTGCGGTTATTAAGGATAACGTAAAGGTTTATCAAGGAGTAACGCTTGGAGCTTTGTATGTAGATCGAAATCTTCGCAAAGTAAAGCGACATCCCACGATAGAAGATAACGTCACTATTTATGCGAATGCCACTATTCTTGGCGGTGAAACAGTAATTGGCGCGAACAGCGTTATTGGTGGGAATGTGTGGTTAACAAAATCTGTTCCTGCAAATTCTATGGTTTCGCATACACCACAAATTAATATTAAAAATACAGCTCAAAATGAGTAA
- a CDS encoding MFS transporter has product MKTLHLKDFYKFIITNFRKLSFGWILTFLSSFGQTFLISLYVPEIIKAFSISEGTFGAIYAGCTVTASIIMLTVGHTVDHKPAKTVTAFSITGLAIATILLGFSYYFIPLIIAIIMLRLFGQGLLTHISMTLISKIFDKNRGKALSFSSLGFSIGEAILPILITTIIAFYNWRVAAIGSGALLLLYLVKLKFTNLKHFDDKLISIKGNTTKKLVNNYKEIIFNKKFGILMPAVFAVSFINTAVFFYQYIFVEQKEWSATLYASFFTAYAITRLVFSLFGGVWVDKYTAKKLFRFYLIPLNIGLLPFAFMDSIIGALAFLILAGITTGISGTVKTAIIAEVYGTENLGAIRSIFTMFMVISTALGPLIVGFLIDHDFSVSHILLILSIILCIVVFNSQRINRI; this is encoded by the coding sequence GTGAAAACGCTGCATTTGAAGGATTTTTACAAATTTATCATCACTAATTTTAGAAAACTTAGTTTCGGCTGGATTCTTACTTTTTTATCCAGTTTTGGACAAACGTTTCTTATTTCACTATACGTGCCGGAAATTATAAAAGCCTTTTCTATTTCTGAAGGTACATTTGGTGCTATTTACGCCGGTTGTACCGTTACGGCATCGATAATCATGTTAACTGTTGGTCACACCGTAGACCATAAGCCGGCTAAAACGGTAACCGCTTTTAGTATTACGGGCCTCGCCATTGCTACCATTTTACTAGGTTTTAGTTATTATTTTATTCCATTAATTATCGCCATAATCATGCTAAGATTATTTGGGCAGGGTTTGCTTACGCATATTAGCATGACATTAATCTCTAAAATATTTGATAAAAATCGTGGAAAAGCGCTTAGTTTTTCTTCGCTGGGATTTTCGATTGGCGAAGCTATCCTTCCTATTTTAATTACTACAATCATCGCTTTTTACAATTGGAGAGTTGCAGCGATTGGTAGTGGTGCTTTGCTACTTTTATACCTGGTTAAACTGAAATTCACCAATCTTAAGCATTTTGATGATAAGCTGATTTCTATAAAAGGAAATACCACCAAGAAACTAGTCAATAATTACAAAGAAATCATCTTCAATAAAAAATTCGGCATACTAATGCCGGCGGTATTCGCGGTGAGCTTTATCAACACAGCAGTGTTCTTCTATCAATATATTTTTGTCGAACAAAAAGAATGGTCAGCAACGCTGTACGCTTCATTTTTTACGGCTTATGCCATAACTCGGCTTGTTTTTTCATTATTTGGTGGCGTTTGGGTTGATAAGTACACCGCTAAAAAACTATTCAGATTTTATCTAATTCCACTTAATATTGGTCTTTTACCATTTGCTTTTATGGATAGTATTATCGGTGCACTTGCTTTTCTTATTTTGGCGGGAATTACCACGGGAATTTCAGGAACGGTAAAAACGGCTATTATTGCTGAAGTTTATGGAACTGAAAACCTTGGTGCCATCCGAAGTATTTTTACCATGTTTATGGTGATTAGTACTGCTCTTGGACCTTTAATAGTTGGATTTTTAATTGATCATGACTTTTCAGTTTCCCATATACTTTTAATACTAAGTATTATTTTGTGTATTGTCGTTTTTAATTCGCAGCGAATTAATAGAATTTGA
- a CDS encoding Xaa-Pro dipeptidyl-peptidase, which produces MIKRKNTLFWIACFIMNVMLAQEKAKVSPIFKDGEAQIVPEFEDESKWIRHDLWVETEFDSDGDGKPDRMHVDVTRPEQTDTQDLKLPIIYESSPYYAGTAGFAEGIFWDVNHELGEQPKERVHPEVEKRGERPIISNSQIKTWLPRGYIVVHSSSPGTGLSDGSPTVGGDNESLAPKAVIDWLNGRAKGYTERTGNEEVKAYWSTGKVGMTGTSYNGTIPLAAATTGVDGLEAIIPVAPNTSYYHYYRSNGLVRSPGGYLGEDIDVLYDFIHSGDESKRAYSNKTIRDNEMRNNLDRVTGDFNDFWAGRDYLNDMEPMQAALLMSHGFNDWNVMPEHSYRIYKKAEEMGLPTQIYYHQNGHGGPPPISMMNKWFTHFLFGIENEVENDPKAWIVREHDDRQNPTPYANYPNPDAKEVTLYLTKGAPKTGGLSIEKHKKQGKETLVDNYSFSGEALAQAEYTDHRLLFVTPTLKEDLHLSGISTLKIKLASSKPAANLSVWMLSLPWTEGRNSKITDNIITRGWADPQNYKSISESEPLKPGKFYELNFDLIPDDQIIPKGQQIGLMIFSSDKNFTLHPEPGTELTVDLDGTSISIPVVGGEDAIKKAI; this is translated from the coding sequence ATGATTAAAAGAAAAAACACACTTTTCTGGATCGCATGCTTTATCATGAATGTGATGCTTGCCCAAGAAAAAGCAAAAGTCTCCCCTATTTTTAAAGATGGCGAAGCTCAAATTGTTCCTGAATTTGAAGATGAATCTAAATGGATACGCCATGACCTTTGGGTAGAAACCGAATTCGACTCTGATGGCGATGGCAAACCTGATCGTATGCATGTTGATGTTACCCGGCCAGAACAAACCGACACACAGGATCTAAAACTTCCTATAATCTATGAATCTAGCCCTTATTACGCTGGTACCGCTGGTTTTGCTGAAGGTATTTTTTGGGATGTAAATCACGAACTTGGTGAACAACCTAAAGAACGCGTACATCCTGAAGTTGAAAAACGAGGTGAACGCCCAATTATTTCGAACTCACAAATTAAAACCTGGTTACCACGAGGGTATATCGTCGTACATTCTTCTTCTCCCGGAACTGGATTATCTGATGGTTCTCCAACCGTAGGAGGCGACAACGAATCTTTAGCTCCAAAAGCCGTAATCGATTGGTTAAATGGTCGCGCAAAAGGATATACCGAACGCACCGGAAACGAAGAAGTTAAAGCCTACTGGTCTACCGGAAAAGTGGGGATGACGGGGACTTCTTACAACGGTACCATTCCACTTGCCGCTGCTACAACCGGAGTTGATGGTTTAGAAGCGATAATCCCCGTAGCTCCAAACACATCATATTATCACTATTATCGTTCTAATGGTTTAGTTCGATCTCCAGGCGGTTATCTAGGCGAAGACATCGATGTGCTTTACGATTTTATCCATAGTGGAGACGAATCTAAAAGAGCCTACAGCAATAAGACGATTCGTGATAATGAGATGAGAAATAATCTGGATCGAGTTACAGGAGATTTTAATGATTTTTGGGCCGGGCGTGATTATTTAAACGACATGGAGCCAATGCAAGCTGCACTACTGATGTCTCACGGTTTCAACGACTGGAATGTGATGCCTGAACATAGTTACCGTATTTATAAAAAAGCGGAAGAAATGGGCTTACCAACGCAAATTTATTATCACCAAAACGGGCATGGTGGACCACCGCCAATAAGTATGATGAATAAATGGTTTACGCATTTTTTATTCGGAATTGAAAATGAAGTCGAAAACGATCCAAAAGCTTGGATTGTGAGAGAACATGACGATCGACAAAATCCAACTCCCTATGCCAATTATCCAAATCCTGATGCAAAAGAGGTAACTTTGTACCTAACTAAAGGTGCTCCTAAAACTGGTGGTTTATCAATAGAGAAACATAAAAAACAAGGCAAAGAAACCTTAGTTGATAACTATTCTTTTTCTGGGGAAGCATTAGCGCAAGCTGAATATACCGATCATCGATTGCTTTTTGTGACACCTACGTTAAAAGAAGATCTTCATCTTTCAGGAATTTCAACTTTAAAAATAAAATTAGCGAGTAGTAAACCTGCAGCCAATCTCTCGGTTTGGATGCTTTCTTTACCATGGACAGAAGGTCGAAATTCTAAAATAACCGATAATATTATTACACGCGGTTGGGCAGATCCACAAAATTATAAATCGATTAGCGAAAGTGAACCTTTAAAACCAGGTAAATTCTACGAACTGAATTTCGATTTAATTCCAGACGATCAAATCATTCCAAAAGGACAGCAAATAGGTTTAATGATTTTTTCTAGCGATAAGAACTTTACGTTACACCCAGAACCAGGCACCGAACTTACTGTAGATTTAGACGGAACTTCGATTAGTATCCCTGTTGTTGGCGGTGAAGATGCAATCAAAAAGGCTATTTAA
- a CDS encoding DEAD/DEAH box helicase: protein MEVSDLGISEKKVDKQLYGYQQNDIDKIFGVIEENPEHYNLLYQLPTGGGKTVIFSEMVREYIQRTEKKVLILTHRIELCKQTNKMLSDFGVKNKIINSKVKELPDQHDYMCFVAMVETLNNRLHDDKLDLEDIGMVIIDEAHYNSFRKLFKFFEKCFILGVTATPLSSNIKLPMKDNYRELIVGDSITSLIEKGFLARANIYSYNVGLSALKVGMNGDYTVKSSEELYTNMSMQEKLLNAYLERSKGKKTLIFNNGINTSIEVYYTFKQAGYNVRHLDNTTSKQDRKEILKWFKHTPDAIVTSVSILTTGFDEPTVDTIILNRATKSLTLYFQMIGRGSRVLPGKKEFTVIDLGNNMARFGHWSSPIDWRQIFRSPDFYFENLLSDEEIEREFKYEMPAELREQFSKSESVDFDVEAAYDDVIKRGLKSKSVLEWSMEQHVKMCVENSEDVFDARILAKELKADISSRIKQYSYCISKSTKNYRDWLEEDYSRKLRMAINKEF from the coding sequence ATGGAAGTTTCAGATTTAGGAATTAGCGAAAAGAAGGTAGACAAACAATTATACGGTTATCAGCAGAACGATATCGATAAGATCTTTGGTGTTATAGAAGAAAATCCAGAGCATTATAATCTTTTGTATCAATTGCCTACCGGTGGAGGAAAAACGGTAATCTTCTCTGAAATGGTACGAGAATATATTCAGCGTACCGAAAAGAAAGTATTAATTCTAACGCACCGTATCGAGCTTTGTAAGCAGACGAACAAGATGCTTTCCGATTTTGGTGTTAAGAATAAAATTATAAACAGTAAGGTTAAAGAACTACCAGATCAACATGACTATATGTGTTTTGTTGCCATGGTAGAAACTTTAAATAACCGTCTTCACGATGATAAATTAGACCTTGAAGATATTGGGATGGTTATTATTGATGAAGCGCATTACAATAGTTTTAGAAAATTATTTAAGTTTTTTGAAAAGTGCTTTATCCTTGGTGTAACTGCAACGCCACTTAGCTCGAATATTAAATTACCAATGAAGGATAATTACCGCGAATTGATCGTTGGTGATTCTATTACTTCTTTGATTGAAAAAGGCTTCCTGGCTAGAGCTAATATTTATAGCTATAACGTAGGTTTATCTGCTTTAAAAGTAGGGATGAACGGTGATTACACCGTAAAATCTTCCGAAGAACTGTATACGAATATGTCGATGCAGGAAAAGCTTTTAAATGCTTATTTGGAGCGTTCTAAAGGAAAGAAAACCTTAATTTTTAATAATGGTATTAATACTTCTATAGAAGTTTACTACACATTTAAGCAAGCGGGTTATAATGTTCGGCATTTAGATAATACGACAAGCAAGCAGGATCGGAAGGAAATTCTAAAATGGTTTAAACATACACCAGATGCGATTGTAACTTCAGTAAGTATTTTAACTACAGGATTTGATGAGCCTACGGTAGATACCATTATACTGAATCGTGCTACCAAATCGCTTACTTTATACTTCCAGATGATTGGTCGGGGATCTCGTGTACTTCCTGGTAAGAAAGAATTTACAGTAATCGATCTTGGTAATAATATGGCTCGTTTTGGCCATTGGAGTTCACCAATCGATTGGAGACAAATTTTCCGTTCGCCAGATTTTTATTTTGAAAATCTACTTAGCGACGAGGAAATTGAACGTGAGTTTAAATACGAAATGCCCGCAGAATTAAGAGAGCAATTTTCAAAATCAGAAAGTGTAGATTTTGACGTAGAAGCGGCTTATGACGATGTGATTAAACGTGGATTGAAATCGAAATCGGTTTTAGAGTGGTCTATGGAGCAACACGTAAAAATGTGTGTTGAAAATAGCGAAGATGTATTTGATGCACGAATTTTGGCTAAAGAATTAAAAGCTGATATATCTTCAAGAATCAAACAGTACTCGTATTGCATTTCTAAAAGTACCAAGAATTATCGTGACTGGTTAGAAGAAGATTATTCTAGAAAGCTAAGAATGGCGATCAATAAAGAATTCTAA
- a CDS encoding OmpA/MotB family protein: MRKTLAVSIFSTALLASCVSKKKYVSLEGELNDTRSTLQKTRVEKEEIEDKYAAIEERVADYNAKINSLRSSNDEKLELNDVTAMSNNTKDQMRKTIAKMDASQLEGVETIEDSINAAISYNLKSQITEGKDGDDIDITVDKTVVMINVSDKLLFRSGSYRLSRDAQPLLKKLAEVINSEPAMEVMVEGHTDDRTMVEDSWLEDNWDLSVRRATAVVRQLQDKYNVDGSKLIAAGRSSYSPLVENTSKENMSKNRRTRIVVIPNLDKFFAMLDSEGEI; encoded by the coding sequence ATGAGAAAGACTTTAGCAGTATCAATTTTTTCAACGGCTCTTTTAGCCTCTTGTGTTTCTAAAAAAAAGTATGTCTCTTTAGAAGGAGAACTAAACGATACTAGAAGCACTTTGCAAAAAACTCGTGTTGAAAAAGAAGAAATTGAAGATAAATATGCCGCTATAGAAGAACGCGTTGCAGATTATAACGCTAAAATTAATTCCTTACGTTCTTCTAATGACGAAAAATTAGAATTGAACGATGTAACGGCAATGTCTAACAATACTAAAGATCAAATGAGAAAAACCATTGCAAAAATGGATGCTTCTCAGTTAGAAGGTGTAGAGACCATTGAAGATTCGATTAATGCTGCCATTTCTTACAATTTAAAAAGCCAAATCACTGAAGGTAAAGATGGCGACGATATAGATATCACGGTAGATAAAACGGTAGTAATGATCAATGTTTCCGATAAATTGCTATTTAGAAGTGGTAGTTACAGATTATCAAGAGATGCGCAACCACTACTTAAAAAACTTGCTGAAGTAATTAATAGCGAACCAGCTATGGAAGTAATGGTAGAAGGTCATACCGATGATCGTACAATGGTAGAAGATTCTTGGTTAGAAGACAACTGGGATCTAAGTGTACGTAGAGCAACAGCCGTAGTTAGACAATTACAGGATAAATATAATGTAGATGGTTCTAAACTTATCGCTGCCGGTAGAAGTAGCTACTCCCCTTTAGTAGAAAATACTTCTAAAGAAAACATGTCTAAAAATAGAAGAACAAGAATCGTAGTGATACCAAATCTTGATAAATTCTTCGCAATGTTAGATTCTGAAGGCGAAATTTAA
- the cysM gene encoding cysteine synthase CysM, translated as MSKSIFRLIGNTPLVEARTLVKNPNVKLYFKLEGQNPGGSVKDRAAYNMIKSALDRGDIDEKTKLIEATSGNTGIALAMIASMFKLKIELVMPENATKERVQTMRAYGAKVTLTNAEEGIEGSRDYAEAKVENEGYFMFNQFSNEDNWKAHYKTTGPEVWEDTDHKVTHFVSSMGTTGTIMGTSTFLKEKNKAIQIVGVQPTDNSSIPGIRKWPEAYLPKIFNAEKVDQVIEVSEKEAREMTKRLAEEEGIFAGMSSGGATAAALKLCDTLEEGIVVSIICDRGDRYLSSDLFEN; from the coding sequence ATGAGTAAATCGATATTCCGATTAATAGGAAATACGCCATTAGTAGAAGCCAGAACGCTGGTTAAAAATCCGAACGTTAAGTTATATTTTAAGTTAGAAGGACAAAATCCCGGCGGAAGTGTTAAAGATCGAGCAGCTTATAATATGATTAAAAGTGCTTTAGATCGTGGCGATATAGATGAAAAAACAAAGCTAATTGAAGCTACTAGCGGGAACACCGGTATTGCTTTAGCGATGATAGCTTCGATGTTTAAGCTGAAAATTGAACTGGTAATGCCTGAAAATGCTACAAAAGAACGTGTGCAAACCATGCGAGCTTACGGAGCGAAAGTAACTTTAACCAATGCTGAAGAAGGAATAGAAGGAAGTAGAGACTATGCTGAAGCTAAGGTCGAAAACGAAGGTTATTTTATGTTTAATCAGTTTAGTAATGAGGATAACTGGAAAGCGCATTATAAAACTACCGGTCCCGAAGTTTGGGAAGATACCGATCATAAAGTGACTCATTTTGTTTCTAGTATGGGAACTACAGGAACCATAATGGGAACCTCCACTTTTTTAAAGGAGAAAAATAAGGCTATTCAAATTGTAGGTGTGCAGCCTACAGATAATTCTAGTATTCCAGGAATAAGAAAATGGCCAGAAGCCTACCTTCCGAAGATATTTAATGCTGAAAAAGTAGATCAGGTGATTGAGGTTAGCGAAAAAGAAGCTCGCGAAATGACGAAACGACTAGCGGAAGAAGAAGGAATTTTTGCCGGTATGAGTAGTGGAGGAGCAACGGCAGCAGCCCTAAAATTGTGTGATACATTAGAAGAAGGCATAGTGGTAAGCATCATTTGCGACCGTGGTGATCGATATTTATCTTCAGATTTATTTGAAAATTAA